In a genomic window of Helianthus annuus cultivar XRQ/B chromosome 10, HanXRQr2.0-SUNRISE, whole genome shotgun sequence:
- the LOC110885027 gene encoding serine/threonine-protein kinase PEPKR2, whose protein sequence is MQHLSSHPGVVTLKAVYEDARFFHLVMELCSGGRLLDQMREDVLFSEQKPTNLMKELMLVLKYCHDMGVIHHDVKPDNILLSASGSIKLADFGLAARIANGQSLFGVVGSPAYVAPEVLISAYYEKVDIWSAGVVLHALLVGLLPFGGGSVNTVFEAVKNMSINFQDKLWDSI, encoded by the exons ATGCAACATCTTTCTAGTCATCCGGGTGTCGTGACATTAAAGGCGGTGTATGAAGATGCTCGGTTTTTTCATTTGGTTATGGAGCTTTGTTCTGGCGGGCGGTTGCTTGATCAGATGAGGGAAGACGTTTTGTTTTCAGAGCAAAAACCTACTAATTTGATGAAGGAATTGATGTTGGTTCTTAAATATTGTCATGATATGGGTGTTATTCATCACGATGTAAAGCCTGATAATATTCTTCTTTCGGCTTCTGGCTCAATTAAGCTTGCGGATTTTGGGCTGGCTGCTAGAATCGCTAATG GTCAAAGTCTATTCGGTGTGGTAGGAAGTCCTGCATATGTTGCTCCTGAAGTTTTGATCAGTGCTTATTATGAAAAAGTCGATATATGGAGTGCTGGTGTGGTCCTCCATGCACTTTTGGTCGGTCTCCTCCCGTTTGGTGGCGGTTCTGTAAATACCGTGTTTGAGGCTGTAAAAAACATGTCCATTAATTTTCAAGATAAGTTATGGGACTCGATATAA